A genomic window from Blastococcus saxobsidens DD2 includes:
- a CDS encoding pentapeptide repeat-containing protein, whose product MRGARPHVGAPEAGAVVEGEDLARVDWWGAELDGVTFTRCRFDDAGLEELVTRRCVFDRCVLTGIRMAGARHHGSAFLSCRFDRARLTDVTWDGCKLTGSQFPGAQLRPMTATECDWSYAALRGADLSGLDLSGQRFRDADLTDADLRECDLTGADLDRARLQGVKLRGTDLRGASTDEVNWHAFELTGVRLDLAQAVQFARAHGALVAD is encoded by the coding sequence ATGCGCGGCGCTCGCCCGCACGTCGGCGCACCGGAGGCGGGAGCCGTCGTCGAGGGGGAGGACCTCGCCAGGGTCGACTGGTGGGGCGCCGAACTGGACGGCGTCACGTTCACCCGCTGCCGCTTCGACGACGCCGGGCTCGAGGAGCTGGTCACCCGGCGCTGCGTGTTCGACCGGTGCGTCCTGACCGGGATCCGCATGGCCGGCGCGCGGCACCACGGCTCGGCCTTCCTCTCGTGCCGGTTCGACCGCGCACGGCTGACCGACGTCACCTGGGACGGCTGCAAGCTCACCGGGTCACAGTTCCCGGGCGCGCAGCTGCGCCCGATGACGGCGACGGAGTGCGACTGGAGCTACGCCGCGCTGCGCGGGGCGGACCTCTCCGGGCTGGATCTCTCGGGCCAGCGATTCCGGGACGCCGACCTCACCGACGCCGATCTGCGCGAGTGCGACCTCACCGGCGCGGACCTGGACCGGGCCCGGCTCCAGGGCGTCAAGCTCCGCGGCACCGACCTGCGCGGTGCCTCTACCGACGAGGTCAACTGGCACGCCTTCGAGCTCACCGGCGTCCGCCTCGACCTGGCGCAGGCCGTCCAGTTCGCCCGCGCCCACGGTGCCCTGGTCGCCGACTGA